In a single window of the Flavobacterium sp. W4I14 genome:
- a CDS encoding F0F1-type ATP synthase membrane subunit c/vacuolar-type H+-ATPase subunit K (product_source=COG0636; cog=COG0636; superfamily=81333; transmembrane_helix_parts=Inside_1_6,TMhelix_7_29,Outside_30_48,TMhelix_49_68,Inside_69_87,TMhelix_88_110,Outside_111_113,TMhelix_114_128,Inside_129_150) — protein MNTKLKTLQIIHLALCSGVFLFALVTIFLNREIMFFDANPKTTSPFNPIFPIMGLITISASIFFYRNLMVKIDKKAPADTKINMYQSAFIISSAMLEGGALFNIVGFFMTHNSFFLIFGAANFIFLILKRPTRNKLISALQLQYPDTEAL, from the coding sequence ATGAATACCAAACTAAAAACACTCCAAATTATCCACCTTGCTTTATGCTCGGGCGTTTTCCTCTTTGCATTAGTAACCATCTTTCTCAACCGCGAAATCATGTTTTTTGATGCCAATCCTAAAACCACTTCTCCTTTTAACCCAATATTCCCGATTATGGGATTGATCACCATTTCGGCGAGCATCTTTTTTTACAGAAACTTAATGGTAAAAATCGACAAAAAGGCTCCTGCCGATACCAAGATTAACATGTATCAAAGTGCGTTTATCATCAGTTCGGCAATGCTGGAAGGGGGTGCTCTTTTCAATATTGTTGGTTTTTTTATGACACATAATTCATTCTTTTTGATATTCGGTGCAGCTAATTTTATTTTTTTGATACTCAAAAGGCCTACCAGGAATAAATTGATTTCCGCTTTACAATTGCAATACCCAGATACAGAGGCTTTGTAA
- a CDS encoding oligopeptidase B (product_source=KO:K01354; cath_funfam=3.40.50.1820; cog=COG1770; ko=KO:K01354; pfam=PF00326,PF02897; superfamily=50993,53474) yields MKRILPGLIVLSAITACNNPQKKEMKAIKWPDAKAPVAEIIPHQRVIHGDTVVDNYYWMIDYFKKGPDSTKVVDYLKAENAYLNTMMKSTDQFQADLFKEMKGRIKEKDESVPVFRNGYFYYTRTEDGQQYFKYCRKKGSLSAAEEILLDVDQLAKGHAYYSATGFSVSPDNKLLAFGVDQVSRRQYTINVKNLETGEMLKDAITNTEGGVAWANDNKTLFYTSKNPVTLLSEKIKKHTLGTDAKTDAVVYDEKDNSNYIGVMKSKNGRFIFIASQGTLTTEYRMIDADHPEAAFKVFSPRSKDVLYDILAVDDKFYIVTNWNAKNFRLMQCPLDKTEKENWKEVIPNRKDVLLEYGEEFKDHLVLSERKNGLTELHVLKKDGSDYYIKFDEPVYAAGVGANPEYNSKTLRYSYTSLTTPNSVYDYNLEKKDKKLMKQQEVVGGYDPKDYATERVFATAKDGTKIPIALVYKKGFEKNGHAPLLLYAYGSYGSSTDANFSSPRLSLLNRGFVFAIANIRGGQEMGRQWYEDGKLMKKKNTFTDFISAGEYLVDQKYTSKGHLYAHGGSAGGLLMGAVANMAPDLWNGIIADVPFVDVINTMLDESIPLTTNEFDEWGNPKQKAAYEYMKSYSPYENVEKKAYPNMLVTTGLHDSQVQYFEPAKWVAKLRATKTDKNVLLLKTNMEFGHGGASGRFDYLKDVSLRWAFLFSLEGITK; encoded by the coding sequence ATGAAACGTATCTTACCTGGCCTAATCGTACTTAGTGCAATTACGGCTTGCAATAACCCTCAAAAGAAAGAAATGAAAGCGATTAAGTGGCCAGATGCCAAAGCTCCAGTAGCAGAAATTATTCCGCACCAAAGAGTTATACACGGCGATACCGTGGTAGATAATTACTATTGGATGATCGATTATTTTAAAAAAGGCCCCGACAGCACAAAAGTTGTCGATTATTTAAAGGCCGAAAATGCCTATCTCAACACGATGATGAAAAGTACAGATCAATTTCAGGCAGATCTGTTTAAAGAAATGAAAGGGAGGATTAAAGAAAAAGACGAATCTGTTCCTGTTTTCAGGAACGGCTATTTCTATTACACCAGAACTGAAGATGGACAACAATATTTCAAGTATTGCCGTAAAAAGGGGAGCTTATCAGCCGCGGAGGAAATACTCTTGGATGTGGATCAACTGGCAAAAGGCCATGCCTATTACAGCGCAACCGGATTTAGTGTTAGTCCCGACAATAAACTTTTAGCTTTTGGCGTAGATCAGGTTTCGCGCCGCCAATATACCATCAATGTTAAAAATTTAGAAACTGGCGAAATGTTAAAGGATGCCATTACCAATACCGAAGGTGGCGTAGCATGGGCAAATGATAATAAAACACTTTTCTATACTTCGAAAAACCCCGTTACACTATTAAGCGAAAAAATTAAAAAACACACGCTTGGCACCGATGCTAAAACAGATGCCGTAGTTTATGATGAAAAAGACAACAGCAACTATATCGGTGTGATGAAATCGAAAAATGGCCGTTTTATTTTTATTGCATCACAGGGAACATTAACTACCGAATATAGAATGATTGATGCCGATCATCCAGAGGCAGCGTTTAAAGTATTTTCACCCCGCTCAAAAGATGTTTTATATGATATTTTAGCTGTTGACGATAAATTTTACATCGTAACCAATTGGAACGCCAAAAATTTCCGTTTGATGCAATGCCCGCTGGATAAAACAGAAAAAGAAAACTGGAAAGAGGTGATTCCAAACCGGAAAGATGTTTTACTCGAATATGGAGAAGAATTTAAAGACCATCTGGTATTATCAGAACGTAAAAATGGCTTAACCGAGCTACACGTACTGAAGAAGGATGGTAGCGATTATTATATCAAGTTTGATGAGCCGGTTTACGCTGCTGGCGTTGGTGCAAATCCAGAATATAATAGCAAAACACTGCGTTATTCGTACACCTCTTTAACCACACCGAACTCAGTTTACGATTACAACCTCGAGAAAAAGGATAAAAAACTAATGAAACAACAGGAAGTTGTTGGCGGTTACGATCCTAAAGATTATGCAACGGAACGCGTTTTCGCGACAGCAAAAGATGGCACAAAAATCCCAATTGCTTTGGTTTACAAAAAAGGCTTTGAGAAGAACGGACATGCACCATTGCTGCTTTACGCTTATGGATCTTATGGGTCGAGTACAGATGCAAACTTCTCTTCGCCAAGATTAAGTCTATTAAACCGTGGCTTTGTTTTCGCCATTGCCAATATCCGTGGTGGACAGGAAATGGGACGCCAATGGTATGAAGACGGTAAATTGATGAAAAAGAAAAATACCTTTACCGATTTTATTTCAGCAGGCGAGTATCTTGTTGATCAGAAATATACTTCAAAAGGCCATTTGTATGCACATGGCGGTAGCGCAGGTGGTTTATTGATGGGCGCTGTGGCTAATATGGCTCCCGATTTATGGAACGGTATTATTGCTGATGTTCCTTTTGTAGATGTAATTAACACCATGTTGGATGAAAGCATCCCATTAACCACCAATGAGTTCGATGAGTGGGGCAATCCTAAGCAAAAAGCAGCTTACGAATATATGAAAAGCTACTCTCCTTATGAAAATGTAGAGAAAAAGGCCTATCCAAACATGTTGGTTACTACGGGTTTACACGATAGCCAGGTACAATATTTCGAACCTGCTAAATGGGTAGCTAAATTAAGGGCAACGAAAACCGATAAGAACGTTTTACTGCTTAAAACCAATATGGAATTTGGCCATGGCGGCGCATCAGGCCGTTTCGATTATTTAAAAGATGTTTCATTGCGCTGGGCGTTTTTATTCTCGTTAGAAGGGATAACGAAATAA
- a CDS encoding glutamate 5-kinase (product_source=KO:K00931; cath_funfam=2.30.130.10,3.40.1160.10; cog=COG0263; ko=KO:K00931; pfam=PF00696,PF01472; smart=SM00359; superfamily=53633,88697; tigrfam=TIGR01027), producing the protein MKLGYKKIVVKVGSNVITQANGLPDEGRIKHLVNQLADIKKLSIEVILVSSGAVASGRSLIKVSEKQDAVTTRQLLAAIGQVKLINTYANFFAAHEIQCAQVLVTKEDFRDRAHYLNMKNCLQILLQNEVIPVVNENDVVSVTELMFTDNDELAGLIASMLNADALIILSNVNGIYNGDPKVEGSAVIEEINGSVANLASFIQTGKSQFGRGGMITKSTMAQKVAKLGITVHIANGTQDDVLTSLLNNELVHTRFVPEKSKSGKKKWIAHSETAATGIVKLNDGAKTVLTSGKATSLLPVGIIEIQTDFLKGDIIKIIDEKNNLIGLGIAEYGSDKARERIGQKKQKALVHYDYFYSAI; encoded by the coding sequence ATGAAATTAGGGTACAAAAAAATAGTTGTTAAAGTTGGTTCGAATGTAATTACACAGGCGAATGGTTTGCCTGATGAAGGCAGGATTAAACATCTTGTGAATCAGCTGGCCGATATAAAAAAACTTAGTATTGAGGTTATTTTGGTTTCTTCAGGTGCGGTGGCATCAGGCAGAAGTTTGATCAAGGTATCTGAAAAACAAGACGCCGTAACTACCCGCCAACTACTAGCAGCCATTGGTCAGGTTAAACTGATTAATACCTATGCTAATTTTTTTGCGGCGCATGAAATTCAGTGTGCACAGGTTTTGGTTACCAAAGAAGATTTCCGCGACCGGGCACATTATTTAAACATGAAGAACTGCTTACAGATTTTGCTTCAAAATGAGGTAATCCCTGTGGTGAATGAAAACGATGTAGTTTCGGTTACTGAACTGATGTTTACCGATAATGATGAATTGGCTGGATTAATTGCTTCGATGTTAAATGCCGATGCCTTGATTATCCTGTCGAATGTAAACGGCATCTACAACGGCGATCCGAAAGTTGAAGGATCGGCTGTTATTGAGGAAATTAATGGTTCAGTTGCTAACCTGGCTTCTTTTATACAAACGGGTAAATCGCAATTTGGCCGTGGTGGAATGATCACTAAGTCGACAATGGCACAGAAAGTAGCAAAACTGGGTATTACAGTTCATATTGCTAACGGAACGCAAGATGATGTGCTCACTTCTTTGCTAAACAATGAACTGGTGCATACACGCTTTGTTCCCGAAAAAAGTAAATCGGGCAAGAAAAAATGGATTGCCCATTCTGAAACTGCTGCTACGGGCATTGTGAAATTAAACGATGGCGCAAAAACAGTATTAACCTCTGGTAAAGCCACCAGTTTATTGCCTGTAGGTATCATCGAAATACAAACAGACTTTTTAAAAGGTGATATTATTAAAATCATAGATGAAAAAAACAATCTCATAGGACTCGGAATAGCAGAATACGGATCAGATAAAGCCAGAGAACGTATCGGACAGAAGAAACAGAAAGCGCTGGTGCATTACGATTATTTTTACTCGGCTATTTAA
- a CDS encoding glutamate-5-semialdehyde dehydrogenase (product_source=KO:K00147; cath_funfam=3.40.605.10; cog=COG0014; ko=KO:K00147; pfam=PF00171; superfamily=53720; tigrfam=TIGR00407), whose protein sequence is MDYKQYFEKARQASRTLVSLNKETTDAVLTDLAAALIANTDEILGENVKDLAKMPIEDPKYDRLKLSAVRIADIANDLKNIAGLSSPLGKILSDKTLENQLHIQKVSVPLGVVGVIYEARPNVTADVFSLCFKTGNVAVLKGGSDAEFSNLAIAKVIHEVLANHKINRDVLTLLPAERAATEALLNARGFVDVLIPRGSQSLINYVRENSKIPVIETGAGIVHTYFDETGDLEKGKAIIFNAKTRRVSVCNSLDCVLINQNRLDDLPALLSPLADGDVELYADEKSFELLKASYPEQLLNQAKPEHFGTEFLSLKLAVKVVADLAEALNHIADYSSKHSEAIISEDATNIAQFLNEVDAAAVYANASTGFTDGAQFGLGAEIGISTQKLHARGPMGLEELTSYKWVVVGDGQVRG, encoded by the coding sequence ATGGATTACAAACAATACTTCGAAAAAGCAAGGCAGGCAAGTCGTACCTTGGTTAGCCTGAACAAAGAAACAACTGATGCGGTGCTCACAGATCTTGCTGCTGCTTTAATAGCAAATACAGATGAGATTCTTGGCGAGAACGTCAAAGATTTAGCTAAAATGCCCATCGAAGACCCCAAATACGATAGGCTGAAGTTGAGTGCAGTACGTATTGCCGACATTGCGAATGATCTTAAAAATATTGCAGGTTTAAGTAGTCCATTGGGTAAAATTCTTTCAGATAAAACGCTGGAAAACCAGCTTCATATACAAAAAGTTAGTGTGCCTTTAGGTGTTGTGGGTGTGATTTACGAAGCGCGTCCAAATGTTACTGCTGATGTATTTTCACTCTGTTTTAAAACCGGGAACGTTGCTGTGCTTAAAGGAGGCAGTGATGCTGAATTTTCGAATCTGGCTATTGCAAAGGTGATACACGAGGTTTTAGCTAATCACAAAATCAATCGCGATGTTTTAACTTTATTGCCAGCCGAAAGAGCCGCAACCGAAGCTTTATTGAATGCAAGAGGTTTTGTTGATGTTTTGATCCCGAGGGGAAGTCAATCGTTAATTAATTACGTTCGCGAAAACAGTAAAATCCCAGTTATCGAAACCGGAGCTGGGATTGTACATACTTATTTTGACGAGACTGGTGATTTGGAGAAAGGGAAAGCAATTATTTTTAATGCAAAAACCAGAAGGGTAAGCGTTTGTAATTCGCTTGACTGTGTACTGATTAATCAAAATCGGCTTGATGATCTGCCTGCGCTTTTATCTCCCCTGGCTGATGGCGATGTTGAGTTATATGCTGATGAAAAAAGTTTTGAGTTATTAAAAGCTTCTTATCCTGAGCAATTGTTAAATCAGGCTAAACCTGAACATTTTGGTACAGAGTTCTTATCTTTAAAGTTAGCTGTTAAAGTAGTGGCTGATTTAGCTGAAGCTTTGAACCACATTGCCGATTATAGCTCTAAACATAGCGAAGCCATTATTTCTGAAGATGCTACGAATATTGCCCAATTTTTAAACGAAGTAGATGCTGCTGCGGTTTATGCCAATGCCTCTACCGGATTTACGGATGGTGCACAGTTTGGCCTTGGCGCCGAAATTGGCATTAGCACGCAAAAGCTCCATGCCCGTGGGCCAATGGGGCTGGAAGAATTAACCAGTTATAAGTGGGTGGTAGTAGGTGATGGACAAGTGAGGGGCTGA
- a CDS encoding metallo-beta-lactamase family protein (product_source=KO:K07576; cath_funfam=3.60.15.10; cog=COG1236; ko=KO:K07576; pfam=PF00753,PF07521,PF10996; smart=SM00849,SM01027; superfamily=56281), giving the protein MKLTFWGAAQQVTGSMHLLEVGHYKILIDCGLDYEKETYQEENQQFPFDPASINLVILTHAHIDHSGNLPTLVRLGFEGQVLCTPPTADLTSILLFDSVELFLRKAGRKPRTKRGNFSGPKPLYLHKHVMDTIDRFVTIAFNKPFKINGDISLTFVPVGHLLGAAAAILTINDNGIEKKIAFTGDIGRENYPVLVNPEPLPEVDYLVSEATYGGRIHTKDQTLEERLVKEITEACIKSPGRLIIPAFSIGRTQSLVFALNQIFTKKLLPPVQIFVDSPMAIQATEVYRKHHNLVNQEAKDFYQTMGDEFEFEHLAYVQTMKESKDVSNYFDPCIIISSAGMLEGGRIQDHLYYNIQNYYCTILFIGYCAKGTLGYKLLSGAPIVRIKDREMMVYATIHQTDLLSGHGDHNDLVKTIKQTGQPKKVFLVHGEDKSLKSLSLALQEDGFNVAVPERGEVFEL; this is encoded by the coding sequence ATGAAGTTAACGTTTTGGGGCGCAGCACAACAGGTAACAGGGAGTATGCACCTGCTAGAAGTTGGACATTATAAAATACTGATAGATTGTGGATTAGATTATGAGAAGGAAACCTACCAGGAAGAAAACCAACAATTCCCTTTCGATCCGGCAAGTATAAACCTGGTTATTTTAACTCATGCCCATATCGATCACTCTGGTAATTTACCTACATTGGTTCGATTGGGTTTTGAAGGCCAGGTGCTCTGTACACCACCAACAGCCGACCTTACGTCGATACTATTATTCGATTCTGTAGAACTTTTCTTAAGGAAAGCAGGCCGAAAACCCAGAACTAAACGTGGCAATTTTAGCGGACCAAAACCTTTGTACCTGCACAAACATGTGATGGATACGATCGATCGTTTTGTAACCATTGCCTTTAACAAGCCTTTCAAGATCAACGGCGATATTAGCCTAACCTTTGTGCCGGTTGGCCATCTACTTGGCGCTGCTGCAGCTATTTTAACCATAAATGATAATGGCATAGAGAAGAAAATTGCCTTTACAGGCGATATCGGCAGAGAGAATTATCCGGTTTTGGTTAACCCTGAACCGCTGCCAGAGGTCGACTACCTGGTAAGCGAAGCAACCTATGGCGGGAGGATACATACCAAAGATCAGACCTTAGAGGAAAGATTAGTTAAGGAAATTACCGAAGCCTGTATTAAAAGTCCTGGGCGATTGATTATTCCTGCATTTAGTATTGGCCGTACGCAATCACTCGTATTTGCCTTGAACCAGATTTTCACCAAAAAACTGTTGCCGCCTGTTCAGATTTTTGTAGATAGCCCCATGGCCATCCAAGCTACCGAGGTTTATCGCAAGCACCATAACCTGGTTAATCAGGAGGCGAAAGATTTTTACCAAACCATGGGCGATGAGTTTGAATTTGAGCATCTTGCATACGTTCAAACCATGAAAGAAAGTAAAGATGTTTCCAATTATTTCGATCCCTGTATTATTATTTCTTCTGCAGGCATGTTAGAAGGCGGGCGGATTCAGGATCACTTGTACTACAACATTCAGAACTATTATTGTACCATTCTTTTTATTGGCTACTGTGCCAAAGGAACACTCGGTTACAAGCTATTAAGCGGAGCACCTATTGTCCGCATTAAAGACCGTGAAATGATGGTTTACGCCACGATACACCAAACCGATCTGCTCAGTGGCCATGGCGATCATAACGATTTAGTGAAAACAATTAAACAGACAGGACAGCCCAAAAAAGTTTTCTTGGTTCATGGTGAAGATAAAAGCCTCAAAAGCTTATCATTGGCTTTACAAGAAGATGGCTTTAATGTTGCCGTGCCAGAACGGGGAGAGGTCTTTGAATTATAA
- a CDS encoding hypothetical protein (product_source=Hypo-rule applied; cath_funfam=1.10.10.60; superfamily=52540), with amino-acid sequence MSFSKADNKVARKLFEIALQRELKKEMQAFSEILDQWKMQQPEDNRDDYYKIFTAVTDFDKHIARRYDGLRNSWFLDTVIAMLVDKSITTADLEDFSEEAKSEILRGLKFREENGL; translated from the coding sequence ATGAGTTTTTCTAAAGCAGACAACAAAGTTGCCCGAAAATTATTCGAAATAGCTTTACAACGGGAACTAAAAAAAGAAATGCAGGCATTTTCTGAAATTTTAGACCAATGGAAAATGCAACAGCCTGAAGATAATAGAGATGATTATTATAAAATTTTTACCGCTGTAACAGATTTCGATAAACACATCGCCAGAAGATACGACGGGCTTAGAAATTCATGGTTTTTAGATACTGTAATTGCTATGCTTGTAGATAAAAGCATTACAACAGCTGATTTAGAAGATTTTTCGGAAGAAGCAAAAAGTGAAATATTGAGGGGACTTAAATTTAGGGAAGAAAATGGACTATAA
- a CDS encoding hypothetical protein (product_source=Hypo-rule applied), whose translation MQEPFDIEIGPINYSVFPEGNDSYTIFKDGREYIQIQKDTSSIWLKMDYKTELPIFEEDEEVNAIGQAIEKYVPEEDEEEDEL comes from the coding sequence ATGCAAGAACCTTTTGATATAGAAATCGGACCAATTAATTATTCAGTTTTTCCTGAAGGAAATGATTCATATACTATTTTTAAAGATGGAAGGGAATATATTCAGATTCAGAAAGATACTTCATCTATCTGGTTAAAAATGGATTATAAAACTGAACTTCCAATTTTTGAAGAAGACGAGGAAGTGAATGCTATTGGCCAGGCCATTGAAAAATATGTGCCTGAAGAAGATGAGGAAGAAGACGAGTTATAA
- a CDS encoding putative intracellular protease/amidase (product_source=COG0693; cath_funfam=3.40.50.880; cog=COG0693; pfam=PF01965; superfamily=52317) has product MNKKVLFVLTSHDELGNTGLKTGFWSEELAAPYYALADKGIDIVLASPKGGQPPIDPKSEDPSFQTETTKRMDKDTVLLDKLKNTIPLADIMMDDYDAVFYPGGHGPLWDLAESATSQQLITEFYTANKPVAFVCHAPGVLKDVKINGEYLVNGKNVTGFTNTEEEAVQLTNVVPFLVEDMLIKNGGHYSKIADWNPYAIVDGLLITGQNPASSEKVAEELLKLLA; this is encoded by the coding sequence ATGAATAAGAAAGTTTTATTCGTGCTTACAAGCCACGACGAATTAGGAAATACAGGTTTAAAAACAGGTTTTTGGTCAGAAGAACTGGCAGCGCCATATTATGCCTTAGCCGACAAAGGTATCGATATTGTATTGGCCTCACCAAAAGGTGGTCAGCCACCAATTGACCCTAAAAGTGAAGATCCTTCTTTCCAAACCGAAACGACGAAAAGAATGGACAAAGACACTGTTCTTTTGGACAAATTAAAAAATACCATCCCATTGGCCGATATAATGATGGATGATTATGATGCAGTTTTTTATCCTGGCGGCCACGGACCACTTTGGGATTTAGCAGAAAGCGCAACTTCACAACAGCTCATTACCGAATTCTATACCGCCAACAAGCCTGTTGCTTTTGTATGTCATGCTCCGGGAGTGCTTAAAGATGTAAAGATAAATGGTGAATACCTGGTGAACGGAAAAAATGTAACCGGATTTACCAATACCGAAGAAGAAGCTGTACAATTAACAAACGTAGTGCCTTTCTTAGTAGAGGATATGTTGATAAAAAATGGTGGACATTATAGTAAGATAGCTGATTGGAATCCCTATGCCATAGTTGATGGCTTATTGATTACCGGACAAAATCCTGCTTCATCTGAAAAAGTTGCAGAAGAATTATTAAAGCTCCTTGCCTAA
- a CDS encoding CRP-like cAMP-binding protein (product_source=COG0664; cath_funfam=2.60.120.10; cog=COG0664; pfam=PF00027; smart=SM00100; superfamily=46689,51206), translating to MSSELKTHLEEIISLTDQEFEHIAAHFKPKKLKKHQYLIQEDEFVNHIYFVVKGLLKATFTDANGKEYIIQFAMENWWLSDFRAFYGHVKSITNISCLENSELLSISKDSLDQLCSESHKMEHFFRIKNSLGYVALQQRVLSLLTTSPKERFEQLAQQYPQLMQRVSKTIIAAYLGISRETLSRLSAKV from the coding sequence ATGAGTTCTGAATTAAAAACACACCTCGAAGAAATCATTTCCCTCACCGATCAGGAGTTTGAGCATATAGCGGCACATTTCAAACCTAAAAAGCTTAAAAAACACCAGTACCTCATCCAGGAAGACGAATTTGTCAATCACATTTATTTTGTAGTTAAAGGTTTACTAAAGGCCACATTTACAGATGCCAATGGTAAAGAGTACATTATCCAGTTTGCGATGGAAAACTGGTGGCTTTCCGATTTTAGGGCTTTTTATGGTCATGTTAAATCGATTACCAACATCAGTTGCTTAGAAAACTCCGAACTACTCTCCATTAGCAAGGATAGTTTAGATCAGCTATGCAGTGAAAGCCATAAAATGGAGCATTTTTTCAGGATAAAAAACAGTTTAGGCTATGTAGCTTTACAGCAAAGAGTTTTATCACTTTTAACCACAAGCCCAAAAGAGCGTTTTGAACAACTCGCTCAACAGTATCCGCAATTGATGCAACGGGTTTCTAAAACAATAATTGCAGCATACCTGGGCATTTCCAGAGAAACCTTAAGCAGGCTTTCCGCAAAAGTGTGA
- a CDS encoding hypothetical protein (product_source=Hypo-rule applied; cleavage_site_network=SignalP-noTM; superfamily=49503), whose protein sequence is MKKTVQIFSMLLIALTVMVSCKKDTDPADRDFFVGTYTGTITYNDGSKDISDDDGKVRVVKTGDTYNFIFGTGIPDITGVKFQGSGDTYTSIGDGLTGISVNASTLKILVTNSKGTWTANCTR, encoded by the coding sequence ATGAAAAAGACAGTTCAAATTTTCAGCATGCTTTTAATAGCATTAACCGTAATGGTATCATGTAAAAAAGATACCGATCCTGCAGATAGGGATTTCTTTGTGGGTACTTATACTGGAACCATTACTTATAATGATGGCTCAAAAGACATTAGTGATGATGACGGCAAGGTAAGGGTAGTTAAAACTGGTGATACCTATAACTTTATTTTTGGTACAGGTATCCCTGATATTACAGGCGTAAAATTCCAGGGTTCGGGTGATACTTATACAAGTATTGGCGATGGATTAACTGGTATAAGCGTTAATGCAAGTACATTAAAAATCTTGGTAACCAATTCGAAAGGTACCTGGACCGCAAATTGCACAAGGTAA
- a CDS encoding SanA protein (product_source=KO:K03748; cog=COG2949; ko=KO:K03748; pfam=PF02698; superfamily=51445; transmembrane_helix_parts=Inside_1_8,TMhelix_9_28,Outside_29_218): MKTKKIIKLLIYASLLGIIAVLGINLLVKSQTDPLIFSKEKDTPGTKVAIIFGAGINNNKPSKYLKDRLDAGIELYKNNKIDKILLSGDNGSDAHDELTVMKLYCYQHGVDTNKIYLDYAGFDSYSTLYRSKYIFKVDTAILVSQKYHLNRCINIGNKLGVKSYGFAADQGTYQGYKYASFREYFAVVKSTIDILIGRKPHFLGETVDINGPSNYTKE; the protein is encoded by the coding sequence ATGAAGACTAAAAAAATCATAAAATTGTTAATCTATGCTTCCTTATTGGGTATTATTGCAGTATTGGGCATAAATTTATTGGTAAAATCTCAAACTGATCCACTAATTTTTTCAAAAGAAAAAGACACACCAGGAACCAAAGTAGCCATTATTTTCGGAGCAGGCATTAACAATAATAAACCGAGCAAATACTTAAAAGATAGGCTTGATGCTGGTATCGAGCTTTATAAAAACAATAAAATTGATAAAATCCTATTATCTGGCGATAACGGTAGCGATGCGCATGACGAGTTAACGGTGATGAAACTTTACTGTTATCAACACGGTGTTGATACCAATAAGATCTATCTTGATTATGCTGGCTTTGATAGCTACTCTACCTTATATAGATCTAAATATATCTTTAAGGTTGATACAGCCATTCTGGTTTCACAAAAATATCATTTAAACCGGTGTATCAATATCGGGAATAAATTGGGCGTTAAATCATATGGCTTTGCTGCCGATCAAGGAACGTATCAGGGCTACAAATATGCTTCTTTTAGAGAATATTTTGCCGTTGTAAAATCTACAATTGATATTTTAATTGGAAGAAAACCACACTTTTTAGGGGAAACAGTAGACATTAACGGGCCTTCAAATTATACCAAAGAATAA